GTACGCAGCCGGAGCAGAAGCTGGACATCATCGCGGCGCTGCAGTCCGGCGGCCAGGTGGTGGCGATGACCGGCGACGGCGTCAACGACGCCCCGGCACTACGCCGCGCCGACATCGGCGTGGCGATGGGCGGCGGCACCGAGGTCGCCCGCCAAGCCGCCGACCTGGTGCTCGTCGACGACAACCTCGGCACGGTCATCGCCGCCGTCGCCGAGGGGCGGCGGGTGTACGACAACATCCGCCGGTTCCTGCGCTACGGCCTGGCCGGCGGTGCCGCCGAGATCGCGGTGATGCTGTTCGGGCCTCTGCTGGGCCTGGCCGTGCCGCTGCTGCCGGGGCAGATCCTGTGGATCAACCTGCTCACCCACGGCCTGCCCGGTGTTGCGCTGGGCGCCGAACCGGCCGAGCCGGACGTGCTGACCCGCCCGCCGCGCCGCCCCGACGAGCAGGTCCTCGGCGGCGGGCTGCTACGCGACGTGCTGGTGCTCGGCGCGCTGCTGACCACCGTCACGCTGGCCACGGGGCTGTACGCCGCCAGTGCGGGATGGCCGTGGCAGAGCATGGTCTTCATGACGCTGGGGCTGGCGCAGCTCGGTATCGCCCTGGCGGTACGCGCGCCCCGCCCGCCGGGCAGCCGCCAAGCGAATCCCGGCCTGCTCGCCGCCGTGGTGGTATCGGCGCTGGCTCAGCTCGCCGCGGTCGCCGTGCCGCTGCTGCGCACGCTGCTCGGCACGCATCCGCTGAGCCCGGCGCAGCTGGCGACCTGCGCTGTCACAGCCATGGTGCCGGCCATGCTGCTCTGGCTTGCGCGATCAGCCCGGCAACGGCGCACCTAGCGCCTGATAATCGTGTGAAGCGGGTCACGAAGCGGAGGATGGCGGGGACGGTGCCTGACGGGATGCGGCCTGGCCGCAGTGCGCTGGAGGAACTGGTCGCGCGCGAGGGCGACACCGGCGTGCTGGACCGGCTGCGAGAAGCAGCGCCGGGCGGCCCGGTGGTGGCGGATGCCGTGCTACCCACCGCCGCCGCGCACGGAACCATCAGCTACTTCCGCGATCTGAGCAGCCCACGAGGGGCGCGGCACGTGCGCGTCTGCGCGGGCACCGCCTGCTTCCTCGCGGGCGGCGGCCGGCACGTCACCCAGGTCGAGCAGGCGCTCGGCGTGACCGCGGGCACGTGCAGCGCCGACGGCTCGACGTCTCTGCAGGCGGTGCACTGCCTGGGATTCTGCTACGGCGGCCCGGCGGCCCTCGACGGTGACACGCCCCTGGCCGGCGGCGACGTCGCCGACCAGCTGACCGGCCGGGCCCCGCGCCGGGCGCCCCCGATTCCGGTCCGGGCGGCGGCCGGCCCCGTGGCGCTGCGTGGGCTGACCGCCACACCCGGCTGGCGTGTCTGGCCGCGGCTGGCAGGCCAGGTCGACGCCGCCGCGCTGATCCTGGACGAGATCAACCGGTCGGGCCTGCGGGGGCGGGGCGGCGCGGGGTTTCCCGCCGCCCGCAAGTGGCAAGCCGTCGGCGCGCAACCGGCCCCACGGTACGTCGTGGCCAACGGCGACGAGGGCGACCCCGGCTCGTACGCCGACCGCCTGCTCATGGAGCGCAGCCCGGACGCGGTTCTGGAGGGCCTGGCCCTGGCGGGGCTGGCCTGCGGCGCGAGCCGCGGGTTCGTGTACGTGCGCTCGGAGTATCCGCAGGCGCTGGGCAGCATTCGCCGCGCGGTCGAGCAGGCCCGTGCGGCAGGGCACCTTGGGCGGGCGGTGCACGGCACGGGCATCGACTTCGACGTCACCGTGATCGAGGGAGCCGGGTCCTACGTGGCCGGCGAGGAGACGTCGCTGCTGCGCTCGATGAGCGGGCTGCGCGGCAGCGTGCGGCTGCGCCCGCCCTACCCGGCCGAGTATGGCCTGTTCGGACGCCCGACCGCGGTGAACAACGTGGAGACCCTCGCCGCCGTACCCAGGATCGTGGACACCGGCGGGGACGCCTACGCCCGGCTGGGCCGCGCCCCCGAGACCGGCACGCTGGTGGTCTGCCTCAACGAGCGCTTCACCCGGCCGGGCGCGTACGAGGTCGAGCTGGGCACGCCGCTGCGCGAGGTCGTGTACCACCTCGGCGGCGGCCTCGCGGCGGGCCGCCACCTGCGGGCCTTGCAGATCGGCGGGCCGCTGGGCGGCTTCCTGGCCCCCGACCGGCTCGGCCTGCCGCTGCTGGCCTCGGCGCTCGACGCCGCCGGGGTCGCGCTCGGCCACGGCGGCATCATCGCCGTCGACGACTCGGTGACCGCCGCGCAGCTGCTGGATCACCTGTGGCGGTTCTACGCGAGCGAGAGCTGCGGCGCGTGCACCCCGTGCCGCGAAGGCACCCGCCGCGGCGCCGCCGACCCGGCCGCCGCCTCGGCGGACACGCCGCTGCTGGACCTGATGGCGGCGGCGAGTCTGTGCCCCTTCGGCCGCGGCGTGCCACGCGCGGTGCGCAGCCTCCGCCAGGCGCTGGGCGAGGACTTCGGATGAGGGTCACCGTCGACGGCAGACAGATCGAGCTGCCCTCCGGCGCGACCGTGCTGGAGGCGGCGCGGGCCGCCGGAGCCGCAGT
The Catellatospora sp. IY07-71 DNA segment above includes these coding regions:
- a CDS encoding NAD(P)H-dependent oxidoreductase subunit E codes for the protein MPDGMRPGRSALEELVAREGDTGVLDRLREAAPGGPVVADAVLPTAAAHGTISYFRDLSSPRGARHVRVCAGTACFLAGGGRHVTQVEQALGVTAGTCSADGSTSLQAVHCLGFCYGGPAALDGDTPLAGGDVADQLTGRAPRRAPPIPVRAAAGPVALRGLTATPGWRVWPRLAGQVDAAALILDEINRSGLRGRGGAGFPAARKWQAVGAQPAPRYVVANGDEGDPGSYADRLLMERSPDAVLEGLALAGLACGASRGFVYVRSEYPQALGSIRRAVEQARAAGHLGRAVHGTGIDFDVTVIEGAGSYVAGEETSLLRSMSGLRGSVRLRPPYPAEYGLFGRPTAVNNVETLAAVPRIVDTGGDAYARLGRAPETGTLVVCLNERFTRPGAYEVELGTPLREVVYHLGGGLAAGRHLRALQIGGPLGGFLAPDRLGLPLLASALDAAGVALGHGGIIAVDDSVTAAQLLDHLWRFYASESCGACTPCREGTRRGAADPAAASADTPLLDLMAAASLCPFGRGVPRAVRSLRQALGEDFG